In the genome of Amaranthus tricolor cultivar Red isolate AtriRed21 chromosome 15, ASM2621246v1, whole genome shotgun sequence, one region contains:
- the LOC130800825 gene encoding protein BRANCHLESS TRICHOME, whose product MMSANPDDHDNHIMSQDQEQEQQSISWKVYHNPIYISSNYSYNPLKLKHKQLQRKYSASAKYIHDLHSDLKMNVGFDHQLNLAKTQISELKLELEMERKLRKKMETLNKNLSKELVNQVEKEKKCVCEDLNKEISRLKEEMEKMKKEMEEERKMLRMAEVLREERVQMKLADAHMFYHNKFVNQSLTSDNYNNVEESKRLLGLIEHRTTGKTVNLQRKASPEAENPHIKQGIKGFVEFQRAIKAKNGSNNSSSTSCSSNGSKQSKDLGGGFSKLECQKAQLKVLFKHKYPLPYSHHDHLIPS is encoded by the coding sequence ATGATGAGTGCCAACCCAGATGATCATGATAACCACATCATGTCTCAAGATcaagaacaagaacagcaaTCAATTAGTTGGAAAGTTTACCATAATCCCATTTATATTTCATCTAATTACAGTTATAATCCCCTGAAACTGAAACATAAACAGCTTCAGAGAAAGTATAGTGCTAGTGCTAAATACATTCATGATCTCCATTCAGATCTAAAAATGAATGTGGGTTTTGATCATCAACTAAATCTAGCAAAAACCCAGATTTCAGAATTGAAATTAGAGCTAGAAATGGAGAGAAAATTGAGGAAAAAGATGGAAACTTTGAACAAGAATTTGTCAAAAGAGTTAGTTAATCAAGTTGAGAAGGAAAAAAAGTGTGTTTGTGAAGATCTTAATAAGgaaatttcaagacttaaagaAGAAATggagaagatgaagaaagaaatggaAGAAGAAAGGAAAATGTTAAGAATGGCTGAAGTTTTAAGAGAAGAAAGAGTTCAGATGAAATTAGCTGATGCACATATGTTTTATCACAACAAATTTGTTAATCAATCATTAACATCAGATAATTACAATAatgttgaagaatcaaagaGATTGCTGGGTTTAATTGAGCATAGAACAACTGGTAAGACTGTAAATTTGCAGAGAAAAGCATCTCCAGAAGCTGAAAATCCTCATATTAAGCAAGGAATTAAGGGGTTTGTGGAGTTTCAAAGAGCTATTAAGGCTAAGAATGGATCTAATAATAGTAGTTCTACTTCTTGTAGTTCTAATGGTAGTAAACAGTCCAAAGATTTGGGTGGTGGTTTTAGTAAGCTTGAATGTCAAAAAGCTCAACTAAAAGTTTTGTTCAAGCATAAGTATCCTCTTCCTTATTCACATCATGATCATCTTATTCCAAGTTAG